One window of Gloeothece citriformis PCC 7424 genomic DNA carries:
- the cobM gene encoding precorrin-4 C(11)-methyltransferase, producing MTIQTSLKPAVYIIGAGPGDPDLLTVKAYKIIAEADIILYADSLVPKQILHNTRPDAQLIPTGNKTLENIIPIMIEGVKNNYSVVRLHSGDLTLYSAIHEQIQALIEANIPFELIPGISAFQAAAAKLSTELTIPELVQTIILTRISGSASPVPDSEELSSLAAHKASLCLYLAARHVEKAQEKLLYHYPPDTPVAVCFRVGWPDEKISIVPLEKMSTFTQQENLIRTTLYIISPALAAVKNLRSRLYHPEHSHLFRPSGRRDF from the coding sequence ATGACTATTCAAACATCTCTTAAACCGGCTGTTTATATTATTGGGGCTGGGCCTGGTGATCCGGATTTATTAACCGTTAAGGCTTATAAAATTATCGCCGAAGCAGATATTATTCTCTATGCAGATTCTCTTGTCCCTAAACAAATCTTACACAATACTCGCCCTGATGCTCAATTAATTCCCACTGGCAACAAAACCCTAGAAAACATTATTCCTATCATGATTGAAGGAGTAAAAAATAATTATTCAGTCGTTCGTCTTCATTCTGGGGATCTAACTCTTTATAGTGCCATTCATGAACAAATACAAGCTTTAATTGAGGCTAATATTCCCTTTGAATTAATTCCCGGCATTAGTGCTTTTCAAGCCGCCGCCGCTAAACTTTCAACCGAGTTAACTATTCCTGAATTAGTACAGACTATCATTCTAACTCGGATTAGTGGCAGTGCTTCCCCTGTCCCCGACTCAGAAGAATTGTCTTCTCTTGCCGCCCATAAAGCGAGTTTATGTTTATATTTAGCCGCCCGTCATGTAGAAAAAGCCCAGGAAAAACTTCTCTATCATTACCCTCCAGATACGCCGGTTGCCGTTTGTTTTCGAGTGGGTTGGCCAGATGAAAAAATTTCTATTGTTCCTCTGGAAAAAATGTCAACTTTTACACAACAAGAAAATCTAATCCGAACAACCTTATATATTATTAGTCCCGCTTTGGCAGCCGTAAAAAACTTGCGATCGCGTTTGTATCATCCTGAACATTCACATTTATTTCGTCCTTCTGGAAGACGTGACTTCTAG
- the lgt gene encoding prolipoprotein diacylglyceryl transferase, with translation MMLAFQFQSPGPVFFEIGPIAVRWYGFLIASAVLIGVTLSQYLAKRRHINPDLIADVAIWVIISAIVGARIYYVLFEWQDYVNRPGDIIAIWKGGIAIHGAMIGGALAAAIFARLNKISIWQLTDVLVPSLALGQMIGRWGNFFNSEAFGRPTDLPWKLYIPPSRRPPEYLQYDYFHPTFLYESIWNLLVFCLLMYLFFWGLRHRNRLKVGTLTLIYFIAYSLGRFWIEGLRTDSLMLGSLRIAQVVSIIGVIIGIGGLIWLYRTGRPLPDVVSSKPPINRDAEN, from the coding sequence ATGATGTTAGCTTTTCAATTTCAGTCACCTGGGCCTGTATTTTTTGAAATTGGCCCGATTGCTGTCCGTTGGTATGGATTTTTAATCGCGTCTGCGGTTCTCATTGGGGTAACTTTATCTCAATATTTAGCCAAACGTCGTCATATCAATCCTGATTTAATAGCAGATGTAGCTATCTGGGTGATTATTTCTGCCATTGTAGGAGCAAGAATATATTATGTCCTGTTTGAATGGCAAGACTATGTTAATCGTCCAGGAGATATCATTGCTATTTGGAAAGGCGGAATTGCTATTCATGGCGCAATGATAGGGGGGGCTTTAGCGGCAGCTATTTTTGCCCGACTCAATAAAATCTCAATTTGGCAATTAACCGATGTCCTCGTGCCTTCCCTCGCCCTAGGACAAATGATCGGACGTTGGGGAAATTTCTTTAATTCAGAAGCGTTTGGAAGACCTACCGATTTACCTTGGAAATTATATATTCCTCCGAGTCGTCGCCCTCCTGAATATCTTCAATATGATTATTTTCATCCAACTTTTTTGTATGAATCTATTTGGAATTTACTGGTTTTTTGCTTATTAATGTATTTATTTTTTTGGGGGTTACGTCATCGAAATCGTCTGAAAGTGGGAACGTTGACTCTCATTTATTTTATCGCTTACAGTTTAGGGCGCTTTTGGATTGAAGGATTACGCACCGATAGTTTAATGTTAGGGTCTTTAAGAATTGCTCAAGTCGTTAGTATCATTGGGGTTATTATAGGAATCGGGGGGTTAATTTGGCTTTATCGCACAGGACGACCTCTACCCGATGTCGTTTCTTCAAAACCTCCGATTAATCGAGATGCAGAAAATTAA